AATTTTCAATGAAGAGGAACTCAAACCCTATCAAAATGAATCTACCCATAAACTGCATTATCAAAGATATTATCTTCAGCAACTGGTTGTACCTCTGGTTTCACAGGACAAAACGATTGGAATCATCACAATTTCCCATTATGACGCTAACCATCTTTTTCAAAAAGAAGATCAGTTGTTTCTGGAAAGCCTTGTTCAAAATCTGTCGCATCACTTTGAAAATGCTTCAACCTATGACGAACTCCGAAAAAAAGAAGAAGTGATCGGACAACTCTATCTGGATTTTCAGATAGAATTATATCAGGCCGCAGAATTTCAACAGCAGGTCTTGTCCAATATTCCCAAACTGCCCTATTTCAATACAGCGATCAAATATGTGCCGCACAGTCAGGTTTCGGGCGATACCTATGTGTTTGCCAGAAACCGTGAAGGCGCTGTGAACATTTTTCTGGGTGATGCCACTGGACATGGGATTTCAGCGGCGTTCATGACAATGATTGTCAACATTGGTATTGAAAGTATTGCCCCGCATTTGCCCACCGATGAAATAATCCGACGTCTTAACAAAATTCTGACAACCACCAAAAATACCGGACGTTCCATCACCGGAATTTTCAGCAGGATTTGTCCAGATGGAACGCTACTCACCACAAATGCCGGGCATTATCCGCTGATGATTCTACCTGCGGATGGCAGTCCGTTTATTCAACTCAAGGGCGATGGTCTCGGCTTGGGGTTGTTTGATGAAGAACTTCTTCCCTGGACTGAGGACCGATATCAATTGCAGGATGGCGATACGGTGTTACTTTACACAGATGGTATTCTGGAATGGGAAGACAAGAATGGAAACCAGTTTGAGATGGCTAGAATGCTTAAAATTCTGGAGGAATACCGTCATTTTGAGCTGGATACCCTGCTCTCAAAATTATTCAGGGCCGCTCAACTTTTTGCTGACGGCCAATCTCAG
This genomic interval from SAR324 cluster bacterium contains the following:
- a CDS encoding SpoIIE family protein phosphatase, encoding MITSILVLIGAGVMCMCIIGTMKTHNLLTHSRYAHLWKVLLVLEIFFLMGYLGVLGLIYVGLHEIMLILTGLVFFSGALFVFLVIYLGKVSLEEMKSTSDSLEQTVETRTQALNKSQKHLEKIQNIARKVSAFLDIKQATQVFIEQTVQALRADGSGSIMLYREADNSLYFYAAYGLDPAHVKNFIIPVEPGKIYTYDVFKSQRSKIFNEEELKPYQNESTHKLHYQRYYLQQLVVPLVSQDKTIGIITISHYDANHLFQKEDQLFLESLVQNLSHHFENASTYDELRKKEEVIGQLYLDFQIELYQAAEFQQQVLSNIPKLPYFNTAIKYVPHSQVSGDTYVFARNREGAVNIFLGDATGHGISAAFMTMIVNIGIESIAPHLPTDEIIRRLNKILTTTKNTGRSITGIFSRICPDGTLLTTNAGHYPLMILPADGSPFIQLKGDGLGLGLFDEELLPWTEDRYQLQDGDTVLLYTDGILEWEDKNGNQFEMARMLKILEEYRHFELDTLLSKLFRAAQLFADGQSQSDDITLIGLQYISPKT